The genomic region CAGAGAGCAGGACGCGGTCAGACATTGAGGACATGTTCCACCAGTCCATCCTCAGCACAACCACAGATGAACAcatcatataaaataaaatctgatttatttGACGGGTTTCCTGTCCAGCATGCAAAGAATACAATGTCCCGACCCCAAAACAAAGCCACCCTGACACACTCCCCCCTGCAGCCACCTCAACATGCACATATAGCCACAGAAATGTTACTTACTGCATCGGCTGCTCTGCTCCGGTGGGTCGAGGACGATCAgcgcgtgtgtgtgagtctgcCTTGACTCGGTGTGTATTATATAACgacttgttaaataaataagtcGACTAAATCCGTGCAGTCCGACGGAAAACCCTGATGTGACGACGCGAGGGGCTGCTGAGTCTGCGCAGCTGGCGGAGATTCCGATGGCGTGATGcgactgtgtgcgtgtgtgtgcgcagaaAATGACTCTTCATTCCTTGACTTGTGTGTCATCTGTTGGGGCACAGTGTGCTCAGTGTTGAGAGGTACTGATGATGTTAACCATACTGCAGCTGCTCTCGTGCTGATCTGTTATTAAGGATGTGTGATTGGTTTTACATTTTCACATATGTCACTTAAAACCACCAGAAAAGGTTTTAATGcctgtgatgaggtcagagagCGCTCGTTtagctccactgtgtctgtggTTATGAATATATGTGCATGGTGAATACGCTTCCTGCAGGCAGTGTTTGTGAAGCAGGGTCACATGCACACCACCTCCTTTTGTCAATAAACACTCTTCACAGTCTGACCCAGTTTCACAACACACAACTGAGACAGACACGGACTGACCATGCAGTTGTCACATGACACACAGCCCACTGCATTTCTAATAATTACACAGAAGTGTGTCAGAGTTGCTAAACTAATAGAAACTAAcattaaaggcacagttcacacaagacacaacagtatttttcctcttatctgaAGTGCTGTTAATCAGTCTGGATTggtttggtgtgagctgctaagtgttggagatgtctgccttctctttaatACAATGGAGCTGGATGGCACTGGCCTTGTCACGTATCGATGTTTGACtctccacgtccagatacgacgtgcaacgTACCACGGGTGCattggttgctgacgttctgggacaccgtgtcaagttctgcctgttacatgcattgtcttctttcaaaatacacttcagttctcacaggaaatttatTGTTACCATACAGCTTCTTTAAGTACAACGCTACGAATTGATATTGTTGGAttcaagaaaaaagaacagggtttggctttataattttACAGGAAGCGagcactgctctcctgggtgaaggtcggtgtttgttggacccctcCGCCCAACTTGGACattgtgtttccccctgacgccgccaggTAGCagcatatcatgccaacgttaaaggacgaCTGTTTTTCATCGGTATCTGACGCCGCAGGTCACTGCCCGAGCGCCGCGTTTTAGGACTTCTGAGTAAGACCAGGTtgcagcttgtggtgctcaaagcataaaaaaaaaccacattaaGATAACTTaacagcgatgtctctttcctgaaatcgcaacacattctcaccccaaCCAAGCCTCCAGGAACAGCCCTGGGTTTTGGAGCCAGTTTAACAGGGTGGCCAAAAGTGGAATCACACCATAGGTCCGTCAagtgatgccactgggcccaaaaagacttctCCTCATAGACTCATTTTGTGAAAgcgacatctgtaaatcagtggatacactTTTTGGGGGTCACAACCCCTGCAGAGTGGTACATTTCACTTTCTGGAGAGTCATTTCGAGAGTCTAGAGAAGCCACATGATTAAactattcaagttagcagagtgatAAACCAGGAGTTAGCCGTTTGGCTGCACTTGGCCGTGCTCGACCACtgtaagtctctagtgcacttCCTATATGAGCCCCACAGTGTGGAAGATTCGGGTAATTCATACAGCAAAaacagagcttttttggcttcatgtgctaCTTTAATAGAAATGGCCGGGGGCTTGtctcaactcatcaaatacgcttggtcagtggcccgtCACATCAAAATAGACATGCTAGTTACCCTTCCTGCGTCAGTGTTGGACGTTCAGGGACAGCGTGTCAATTTCGGCTTGTTGCATGCACCATctcttttcaaattaaacttccattttcaaatgtacagtttctgctctaCAAATTTAAACAGtcttcttcaaaataaacttagaaggtaggtaacaaaaaaataataataataataataataatttttaggtttacttccttaggtttaggcaacaaatgcacgtttttaggtttagaaaacaacatgatggAGAATGGTAGCTGCTCAGAGCATTAACAAATGCCGCCTTCCACATTGTCTCACACCGCCCCCAATGGTTGCCTCCGTGCGTCGGTGTTTGACGCCGACAAGTATTAGAAGGAGACTGGGGtggaaatcatgacccggttgcTCAAgctaatccacagaccttgatgtgagcagtttcatgtagggactattttctttgtaccaaactacacccaccaaccgtatcactgctcagaaggaagcgtgcagcTATTGCTAGCTCACCTTGCACTGCTGACCCAGCTAACATTAcggctcagccgaggaggacgccattaatgtttaagagcacgagcctctcgtccatgagtagatgcacactttcttgtgcgcagtgatatggttggcaggtgtagttcggtagaaagaaaatagttcctacatgaaactgctcacaacaaggtctgtggattatcttgagtaaccaggttatgatttctggaaagagacattgctgttgagtttttcaaatgcattttgttGGCGCTCTGAGCACAAGCGTGTGCCATCCACTtgcattatattggagagaaggcagacatctctacggccgatatctccaacactcagcaactcacatcaaaacaatctagactgataaataagaCTGCAGGTTAAGAGggaaaataagtatttttgattttgagttgGACTGTCTCTTTAAGAGTGCCCAGCGCAGATGTGTTGTAAACAAGCAGCACTGTGGCCTTCACTGCCCTTCAAACTGTAGGATTTAAAAGCTGCTCGCTAATCCGTTTTGATATACTTCCTCTAATCACACAAAATGAGAAATCACAACCACTCACACTGATGATACGTCCTTTTACTGTGAGACtatagagaaatacaaaacactgCAGGGATGTTAAATAAACTGAGGATGTGTGGGGgagaaataacaaataaaaattaaatattttaagctTGAAAACTTTTTCTCGCACTGACAAAAATATATTGTTGCAATTTTACCTCTGTTTGCACCTTGATATAAATGTGTTATAAGCTGTCCTGTGGGTCTAATTTCTACCAGCAAAAATACCACTCAGCCTTTTTGAATCGTAAGGTCTCACAGCATACGGCACCACGTTTATTCATCCCTAAAAATGCTGTTCAGTGTTGACTTTAAGCCATTTAAGTCAGGTTTTGTGCCTTGTATATGTCCAACTATCACACTGAAGTTGTGATGACAGTTTGTTACACATAATGAATGACTTAGACGCTGTTTTCTTGTCAAAATCTTACCTGAAATATACCAAATGATCACAAATGTCCCTTGAATCATTCTGTTTTCAAATATATGGTTAATTTTACATGTAAACATGAAGCTGGTAAGTTAAGAGCAGTATTTACAACACAGTCTCAGTGTGACAGAGTAGATCAGTCACTTCACACCGATGTCATCTTGGTTCAGAGAGCAGCTCGACTTTGTGTCTTGCCTTCTGTACCCAAACAGCTGGGTTCTGTGTCTCCAGCCGACCGTCCCTCGTCTCGACGGTCGATCTGTTTGTAACCGCCAaatgtcctcctcttcctctgcagtgCTAACTGTTCCACCATGACAGTAGCCCCAGCCCCGGGTCGCAGATGGTCCCCTGAAACAGCGAGGCAACAGCTCAGGATGGACGTAAAGCAACGCACAAGGGTGGttataaacattttaattaattagtcGTAATCTCAGAAAAGGTAGTGTTACACCAGTATAAGAGCCCAGTCACACCAGCGTTTATAACAACCAGAATAAATCACTTACAATCAGAGTATACGGTGCCTCTTTCTTCTCCACGCTCTCCTCTGCTGGCGGCGCCGTCGACTGACCCGGTTGTGCTGCCGTGTCTGCCGTAGCGGTGGACGGGCCTGTTGGCGACGTGTCCACAAAGATTTCATCTGTCACTCGAAAACGGATCTCCTCTCCTTGGTCCATGTAGAGGTCGTGGGCCCCCTCGTCCGTCTCGTATTCCCACAGCCAGACTTGCTCTGCTTCATCACTGAGGCTGCAGCTAAGGACCGCTGGACTGATCAGGAGCTGCAGCTACAGTCACTATCGTAATATGTGATAAAATTCACTTTCCTACATCTACAGGAACATTTAGAAAAAGGATACAACTTTGCAGGCTGCTGAAGTGACTCTGGTGGAATGAGAATGTCGTCAAAGAAGCCCATCGTCACTGTGAAACAGATGTTACAGTGTCAGTGTTTACATCGGTACAAATGAGGAATAGACAGCAAGAGGTAGGCGGCTTCTTTGGTACCAGAGGTGTGAAAAAGTGTAACATGAAAAGAAAGAGAGCCAAATAACTGAAAACTTCTTGGATCCTAGCGGTACTGatttttcatccgcttatccaaagccaggttgcgggggcagcgggccaagcaaagcaccccagatgtccctctccccagcaactctTTCtaactcctcctgggggaccccgaggtgttcccaggccagacgagatatgtaatccctccagtatgttctgggtctgccccggggcctcccaccagtgggacgtgccccaACACTTCTAACGGGAGgagcccaggaggatcctgatcagatgcccgtactatgtgaaggagcagcgactCTACTCCGAGcccctcaccctatctctaaggcagagcccagccaccctgaggaaactcattcagCTGCTCGTATCCACGACCTCATTCTTttagtcactacccagagctcatgaccatacgtgagggttgggacgtagatggaccagtaaatcaaaagcttcgccttccagctcagctccctcttcaccaagATGGTCCGGtacagcacctgcatcactgcagaagctgtgccaaaccgccgatccatctaaCGCTCCATTCCACCCTCACTCATGACCAataccctgagatacttgatctccttcgcttggggcagtaactctctcccaactcAGAGGGGGCAAGCCatcattttccagcagagaaccatgacctctGACTTTGAGGAAACAAATAATCCATTTGCTTATGCATTTCTGGAGATTAAATCAAACATGCTGAGGTGAAAACACAGACGTTACCATGAACTCCCTCTTGACTGCAGTACTTGATCTTGCCGAGCAGGATCTCATCGAGGAAAGGATGAAAAACAACGTACCTGAAATGAACTGACAGAAAGATGGGAGCCAATCAGTGGGTTAGAGTCAGGTTATTCATGACTTAAGATCTGAGTGCTAACAGTGGCACTAAGGGTGTTTCACTGTGGTGCCTGAGACCAACCTCTTTCACTCTGCAAGCCTGAGAAAGTGTTTTATTATTGGATATAAGAAACAGCAGCAACCTGTTTTGGCTCTATATGAGCATGTCCTTCAGTACTTTACTCTGAGCAGGGCACTAAAAGGAAACTGTGAGACCGAATTTatcataaacaaattaaaacgaGGCAGCTACCCACTTATTTACAATCTGTTTGCAATATTTGGCAACACGTCTAAAATCTTAAGtggcaataaaaacacaaaacatgttatGATGTGAGTCAGAGTCGAGATGAGAGAGCATCATACCTTTGGTGTGTGAGGCTCCGTCCCCCGGGAATATGTAGGAGTCCTCCAGTTTAGTGATGTCATACAAACAGATGCACAGGCCAACGTTATAGACCACCTGTGGAGATACATTTGTGTTAGTATTATTCATTCTTTAGCACTTTAGGGTTTATTGGGGGTGTTTTAtaggcaacaaaaagaaaactactTTTATTGAGAAAAGGAGAATGTTTTTATAAAGTATACACTctccagccactttattaggtacaccttgctagtaccaggttggacccctttgcCTTCAGACCTgtcttaattcttggtgtcacagattcaacaaggtgctggaaacattcctcagagattttggtccacattgacatgatgacatcacacagttgctgcagatttgtcggctgcacatccatgatgagaatctcccgttccaccacatcccaaaggtgctctattggactgagatctggtgactgtggaggccattggagtacagtgaactcattgtcatgtttgagatgatgtgagctttgtgacatggtgcgttatcctgctggaagtagccatcagaagatgggtacactgtggtcataaagggatggacacggtcagcaacaatactcaggtaggctgtggtgtttaaaccatgctcagttggtactaagaaaatctcccccacaccattacaccaccagcagcagcctgaagcgttgatacaaggcaggatggatccatgcttccatctgaatgtggtttttccaatcttctattgtccagttttggtgagaaaacccgtgtgaattgtagcctcagtttcctgttgttagctgacaggagtggcacctggtgtggtcttctgctgctgtagcccatctgcttcaaggttggacaaggtgttgttgcttcagagatggtcttctgcacaccttggttggaaccagtgcttatttgacttcctgttgcctttctatcatcttgaaccagtctggccattctcctctgacctctggcatcaacaaggcattttggctcactggatattttctctttttgggaccatcctctgtaaaccctagagatggttgtgctgaaaatcccagtaaatactcagaccagcctgtctggcaccaacaaccatgccaccatcaaagtcacttaaatcacctttcttcatcattctgatgctcagtttgaacttcagcagctcgtcttcaccatgtctacatgcctgaatgcattgagttgctgccacgtgattggctgctTAGCTATTTGCGTAAACACGCAGTTgaaacaggtgtacctaataaagtggccggtgagtgtgaACATATTATACCTTGTTGGCCAGCTTCTTGTTGAGCTCCTCAGCTATGGCGTCGTTGAGTTGTCTATGGAAGTCCCACGGAGGGATCCTGACAGTGTCGACCATCTCCACCAACACGAACATGATGCAGGCTGGACACTGTGAGCAGGTACTCACTAACacagaaacataaacacacagacacacacagagctgctgtggtGAAATAACCGCACTGAGCTGTCAGGTGCCGCCAAACTCACTCTCACAAACGGTTTCCTGTTTTCACACAGCGAGGATTAAAATACAGATCAATAACTGCTCACAGTCTGCCTAATGTCACTACTAAAACTATGATTATCTGCAGCGAACCAAGTCAAAGCAGTCCATGATGTCTCCATGTGATGATTTACGACAGTGAGTTTTTACGACATGTCGCAAAACTTAAAGCGACAGtgcacatttttaaagtttccatttaaaaacaaacaaaaaaaacctttactAAACATCTTCAattcacaataaataaatataataaataaataaaaaaaaatactaattccaagcagcatattttaacacggagaaaaaataataaaaataaaataaaaataaaataattattattagtgCAGTAATAGTACTATTATACATAATTACAGATAGCTACATATAGATATCTAAAATTATTAGCTCTGTTATTGTTAACATACAATGATTTTTCTTTGTATATACCATAACAGGTTATTTggtttccatactttttaaagatctaaatataaatcaatagataaaatgtaaaaatgatgtTCAATGATACGATTGGCtaaatatatacatagataCCAATATATAGGCACCAAactgtcattttctgttttcttacaTTAAATTTTCTTTATGAATTCTGTTAACAAAACCCTTGGCTGCAGTACTATTAATAATTACAACTGTTTAATTTTGTCATAGACTATTTACCTCTATTGActaatctttttttctgtatttgtgtaaatgttttcaatcCATTTATTTGTTCAGTGAAGTTAATTTGAATTTTTAGCTGTTTTAGTTATCCGCATCTTTAATTAAGGTGCCACGCTATATCAGtgcaacaataaaataataaaattaggAGTCTGAGCCAGTTTGCTTGGCTTCATGTTTGTGAAATTCACTCTTTATAATAAGCAACTGAATTATTTTAGAAACATTTACTTCCATTCCATGACATGATGAGACACTTTGCATCAGTCTGCACTTTGGTATTATACTACCTGCAAAcacagcattaaaaataaatgaaaaggtgATTTCTGATCtgaataataaaatcatgagcATAGTTTAAATTTAGCTGAGTGTGGAAAAATAATTATATAGTACACAGAGTTCAAATCCATTTAAGTAGATACAGGTATGCAAGTATATATGTAGATACTTCAAAGTTGTGGCTGTTGTTTTAAAGTGAACAGATAAACATTACTGtataaacagaacagaaaaataGTTATGAATGTTAATCAAATGTCAGTGAACATATGTTGAGGGTGTTCGCCACAGACTGGATTGCAGCCTGTTGGAGTTCACACCGAGCACTTGAGGGCAGCATCTACTGGAAGACTCCGTACAGACAACACATGATCTCATCATTGATTCCattacacaaagaaaaacacaagacaGTCACTTCAcaattttatctttattaattTACCAGTTATTTTGTAAATGTCAAGATAACTTTAATCTCCCGAGCAATACAACTGTGGGCGTTTTGAATCATCTGCTTATATAAAGTCAAGTTTAATGTTGTTACTGGAGTGTGAGGGGAATCATCACTGTGATAAAACATCTGTTCATATTATTTATCTGCTGTACCTGAACAAAATGAAGCAGGTTGTAAAACAGATATCACACACATCCAGGAGGACCAAACGGAGCACACCTGAGTACAA from Epinephelus moara isolate mb chromosome 18, YSFRI_EMoa_1.0, whole genome shotgun sequence harbors:
- the polr3h gene encoding DNA-directed RNA polymerase III subunit RPC8; amino-acid sequence: MFVLVEMVDTVRIPPWDFHRQLNDAIAEELNKKLANKVVYNVGLCICLYDITKLEDSYIFPGDGASHTKVHFRYVVFHPFLDEILLGKIKYCSQEGVHVTMGFFDDILIPPESLQQPAKFDEAEQVWLWEYETDEGAHDLYMDQGEEIRFRVTDEIFVDTSPTGPSTATADTAAQPGQSTAPPAEESVEKKEAPYTLIGTICDPGLGLLSWWNS